One window from the genome of Salvia miltiorrhiza cultivar Shanhuang (shh) chromosome 7, IMPLAD_Smil_shh, whole genome shotgun sequence encodes:
- the LOC130992524 gene encoding acid phosphatase 1-like: MMRLSLLVFVAFTLLSSSHADAEFNPIRQLGRRSVGSDDYKVNCQSFRVGVEANNLRDWITIPTYCKSYIKTYLQKNQYSLDVEAIAVEAADYAESLQKDIFLKDIWVFDIEETLLSNLGYLASSSVDFGTQQVYATPYYEWLTSNATVVPAILELYNAVVENGFEIVLLSEAPESIGDALVQALQNAGFSGWTKLILKGDADNGKSPEEYKSAKRTELVNLRYRIAGNVGDQWSDLSGENVGIRTFKVPNPVYNRIWD; the protein is encoded by the exons ATGATGAGACTCTCTCTCCTTGTGTTTGTAGCATTTACCCTACTCTCATCTTCCCATGCAGATGCAGAATTCAACCCCATCCGGCAGCTAGGGCGGCGCTCCGTCGGCAGCGACGACTACAAAGTCAACTGCCAGAGTTTCAGAGTCGGGGTGGAGGCAAACAACCTCCGTGACTGGATCACCATCCCTACTTACTGCAAGAGCTACATCAAAACCTACCTCCAGAAGAACCAGTACAGCCTCGACGTCGAGGCCATCGCTGTCGAGGCCGCCGACTACGCCGAATCCTTGCAAAAGGACATCTTCCTCAAAGACATTTGGGTGTTTGATATCGAAGAAACCCTGCTCAGCAACCTCGGCTACCTTGCTAGCTCCAGTGTTGACTTTGG GACACAGCAAGTGTACGCGACGCCATATTACGAGTGGCTGACCTCAAACGCAACGGTGGTGCCGGCAATTCTAGAGCTCTACAACGCGGTGGTGGAAAACGGCTTCGAAATTGTCCTTTTATCAGAAGCACCGGAATCTATTGGAGATGCTTTGGTTCAGGCTTTGCAAAATGCTGGTTTTTCGGGATGGACCAAACTCATCCTCAA GGGAGATGCGGACAACGGAAAATCGCCGGAGGAATACAAATCGGCGAAACGAACGGAGCTAGTGAACCTACGTTATAGAATTGCAGGCAACGTAGGAGATCAATGGAGTGACctaagtggtgaaaatgtgggAATCAGGACCTTCAAAGTGCCTAACCCTGTATATAACAGGATTTgggattaa